In Zingiber officinale cultivar Zhangliang chromosome 1A, Zo_v1.1, whole genome shotgun sequence, the DNA window CTCTTCAGAAATAGTGCAAGGATGGATGTCATTGACGCCGACAAGAATATACTGATCAAGGCTAGAGATTTAGTCAAGGAATGTGGCGGCCTGCCTGCAGCTCTCATTGTGCTGGCACAAGCAATGGCACCTAAAAAGACGTGGGAAGAGTGGATACACGCCTTGACCATCATGAAGGACACACCACACCAACTTCCTGGTATGACAAATAATGTTTTTTCTATCCTGAAACTAAGCTATGATCGTCTATCCAGTGACAACTTGCGAGTTTGCGCCTCTTATGGTGCATTATTCAAAAAAGGATCTTGGATTGGCAAATCTAATATTAGGAATCTATGGATAGGTGAAGGGATTATTGATAATGCCGATAATATAGGGGATTCTACCAGGAAGACACAATTTCTGCTTGGCATACTACATGCAGCATCTTTAATAGAAAGAGTTCATGATAACTACTTCAGGATCCATCCCATGACCCGAGCCATGATATTGTGGGTGCAACGTGAGTGCGGGAAGAAGGAGAACAAATGGTTGGTGCCGGATAGGGATCGGGTCGAAGAAGCACCGGCAGCTGAGAAATGGCGAGATGCAGAGAGAATTGCACTTGTGTGGAACCAAATAAGAGACCTTCCAGAAGCACCTCAATGTCCTAACATGATTTTTCTGAATCTTCACGTTAACAAATTTCTCAGGAAGATTCCAAATGGCTTCTTCTTGCACATGCCTCACCTCAAAATCCTTGATTTGCAAGAAACTTCTATAGAGGAGCTACCGGTAAGCATTGGTAATCTGATGCAACTACACTTTCTCGAACTTTCCAGAACTAGGATTACTTCTCTGCCAAAGGAGATGGCAGCATTAGTAAATCTCAAATATTTGTCATTGGAATCCATGAAATATTTGAGAACTATTCCTGACCGACTAATCTCCGGTCTTCGAGAATTGCAGTGGCTTAACATGGTGGACAGCTACAGTGGGTGGAGGGAAGGAGGTGTTAGTTTCGAAGAGCTGGAAAGCTTGAAGAGATTAAAAGTCATTGGGATCACAGTCAGCACGCTTGCTGCTCTTCAAAACCTCTGTGACTCTCCAAGACTGGCAGCAGTCACACATTGGCTCCATATTGAAGGGTGTCAAGATTTGACGATGTTCAACATCCCATCCACGGATTTTCATGCGGAAACTATGCTCAGACTAATTCGTATCCAGCTTCACGCAATGAGTGAGCTAGAAGAGGTAGTAATTGGCAATCGTCAGCCTATTCTTCTACCTCTACAAGAGTTTCGACTTTCGAGTCTCCCAAAAGCAAAGCTCGTTTGGAGGGCTACGTTCCCTAATGCTCTTCGTGAACTAAAAATTGAGGATTGCGGGGCAATAGATAGATTGATCAAATTGGAGGGAGAGGCAAATGGTGGCGGGGAGACAGTAATAACAATCTTTCCTGATCTCCACACAATGGTGCTACGGCGGCTTCCAGAATTGAAGAGTTTGAGTGATGGGGAACGAATATTAAATTTCCCATCGTTGAAGACTATCAAGGTGGAAGATTGCCCCAAACTGATGAAGCTAACGTTGGTTGCTGATGGGCTGAAAGAGATCGAGTGTGAGAGATCATGGTGGGAGCAGCTCAATTGGGGTGACGAACGAAGCAAGTCCTTTGAACACCTCTACAATCCCATGTATATAGATTGATGGCTAATTCTTCACGGGTATGTGAAGAATGTAGGCATTTTATACAAATATTGTGAAAGTCTACTATATATGAGTGTCCTGTATTCGAGAGATTGATTATGTAATAAGGGGTATTTGGTTGATAGGTTTAGGAATGAGGaaataaaatgataataaaaaatagtATTTGAATTATGAGTTTggaaatgataatttgaaaatgatttctagatttatgaGAATCAATCAAACCCATATAGCTAAGTGGATTTCATTCTCATTCCActttactatcaaactcatatctATAATTATTTTCATCATTTAACCAGACACCACCTGAGTATCTAAAATATGATATTGTGTAACGAGGACTTAATTCAAGTTCCATGAGTATTTTGTACAACTTTTCAAACAATGCAAGTATTTCGTACAAGAGTTGTGTAAATCTTTGTACTAATTTTAATTCTATGAGacgtatgagtgtcatatatttgaGAGTTTGAGTATGCAATATTCAatgtttaaaatataatattttattgaaACAAAGCGATAATATTCATCTCCGACGATTCAATATTGTTAACTCCCCGGTTCAATATTTTATATGCTATATATATactcattgaaaaaaaaaatatttattaatttattgtaattatgattcgattgttaAATAatcgataaataaaaaaaaactattttaacatCTTTATGATGGATAGCATGAGAGTTCCACGCTTCACCTATGTTTAGATCCCCATGAAATCTTTTACACGACAAAGTTGATGCTTGAAATCTTTCGGTGACATTAACATCTCAAAACCAAATTAGATCCATTTATCTATTCCGAGTGAGATCAAATCCATTGATGTTGAGTCCGACTAAAATCTAAAATTTCCTTCGAATAGTGAGACTTCTTCCCAAGTCAAATATTACTTAAAATATTTATCAGAGCAAACAGTGATAATAGCATTTTGAATATGTTAAAAATTGATCTAAAATTTACTAGAACAATTATCTATATAATTATGGACTATGTTAATCCGTAGACTAACTTAAAATATTTATGGACTATGTTTATGTTAAATATAAATGAATGGAGAAAAAAATAGAAGAGGAAAgagactccattgtgaatggAACTTTAATCCCACAATGAAAGTTTcaaggtatttttttttgtttatattgattcacatacattaaaAAGGTGAATAAAtatatggggagagactctctctcacgtgtgAGTACGCAAAAAGGGTGTAAATTTATAGCTCGGATTGCACTAAACCAACTTAACTTGTGTGTGAGTGCGATTTAAGCACACGAATGTTGGACCGGTTGGggcaaaatttacccaagtggaacaaccaacattttgtcgCGGATGCATTGACCATTAAGATCATTAAAGCAAAGGCTCTCCATTTTTCTttctcctcctctgtcgtgcaactcctgctcgacgGAGTGCCTGTGGTAGCGTTCGAGTACCACTCAGCTCGTCATGACCACCAGTACTTGGTCGGATTCATGGTAggtcgttgtatcctgggaagcAGATGACCCTTGTAAGCTTCGAAGCACAACTGGAGGTGGGCggatctgtttcaaggaaactgcgactcacAGGCCTCAGTCAGCTCGCCCGGTCGGTCTCTTTGTCCGACCGACAGACTTCTCTACCCGCTCGGGATCTTCGCCTGGCCTGTCAGCTCGCCCAGTCGGCCAGTCTCTTTGACAGCCTGACCTATTTGCCGCCCGATCTGTCTGCTCGATCCGAGACTCTCTGACAGCCCGACCTGTCTGCCACCTAGCCTCTCTGACAATCCTACCTGTCTACATCGCTCGGGTAGTCTACTAGACCGCTCGGCTTTAAATCCCAATCAGCCGCCCTACCCGCTCGGCTGATCTTCCTGCATAAACTATCTGCTCGGCCGACCTTCCCGGTCGCTCAGCCCGCTCTATCAACACGGTGCAGCCTGCCTTCATCACTTGGCAGAAATCAACCCCTGTTGGTAGCCTGAGATTATTAGCTTAGGTCATCTcagctgtaagttgaatttaattcgagtatttaaattcaactaatactcTGTATATCTTCGGCAACAGATTATTTGCGTCACAATTTAATTATCTATATAATTATGGACTATGTTTATCAGAGCAAACAGTGATAATAGCATCCTGAATATGTTAAAAATAGATCTAAAATTTACTAGAacaattatttatataattatggacTATGTTAATCCGTAGACAAacttaaaatatttatcaaacaTTAAAACAGTTGTGATTAACTATGTATTTATCAAACATTACAACAATTGTGATTATcacaataaaaagaaatttttaacatTTACAACTAAAATTCTCGAACAAATATTCAATTCCCTTCTAATTGAGCTGAGAgaggatttttttatatattttttaattgacaTAGTGTATTTAGGTTATGCCGATTAATTTGGGAGATGATCGATTCAGtcccataaaaatttttcatcagCTATCAAAATTAATTCATCGAAGTTGGCAGAGCCAGCCCTGGGCCAAGGCTACTAGGACTCCTATCAGGGCTCAAAAATACCCAAGGGcccatttttataaatttatatatacgTTTTACTTCATCCAAAACCCTCGTCGAATCCCTCGCTGAAGCCTTCGTGTACCGAATGCCAATGATTCTCCTCGGCAAAGCACCATCGCGATTCTCCTAGCCGCGCCTTCTCTCTCTCGCTGCAACAACTATAGGTCCTCTCTGGCTCTTTCAAAGGCGTTGAAGCCCTCCTCGCCACACcttcatgttagagtgtatactaaaagcctagctttttgtaaacatttatttttgaaataaataatcacattgggcaaaaatatctacatttatatgttaagtgtagttgttcaattcatttatattgtaaataacatgatgtgtggtgtcacacacagaagatcatgttatcagttccttataaattataaacagtgacTCACGActaaaatagatagaaacaaaccattggaatagtcgtagtgtattttgattttagtttatcttgaatataagattacactagtacactctgagtatattgagcaggaccatttaagttaagttctttttatactgactaaataaaagaacgagacctctgttattatggaagtgtgtgctcttaatcctaatataataacaaacacatatatttagtatttatttctttaatttatcaatgggtgagatttagttcgataaatcaataaacctgataagttggaaaatagtattacttatagtatgtgttgttgattatagaagaaactgtgtcctagtgatctaagttgataatgtccccaagaggagctcataaggattgtcatgtaaaccctgcaggtggacttagtccgacataatgataaggttgagtggtactactcttggactaagatattaattaaagtgagttgtcaataactcatttagttagtgaacattcgacatcttaaacacagggagattaacacactcatgataagaaggaacccaaaatgtaatttgggattggtgcggtagttcaataataattctttaatggaatgaattattattgatgaaattaagttaggtgttcagggcgaacacgggaagcttaatttcatcgggagaccaaaatcaattcctcctctcagtctctattgtagcatcttatttataaagtattatacccacctatacccacctttatacccatcctaaggtggccggccaagcaagctttgaacccaagcttgggccggccaagcaaataggatgagccaagttgtgtggccggccctagcttgaacccaagcttggtgtggctggccacattaaattaaaaaggattttatttttgaaaatctttcttatgtagaagtaatggtttaaaagagagtttaaaatttaaaatctttccttttatagatctctacaaaagattaagagaaatgtttgaaatctttccttatttgtagttaaaaggaagatttaaattttgacaaaactttccttttttgtaaccatgttcatgatttaaaagagagttttaaaaattataaatatttccttttatagctttctacaaaagattaaaagaaagatttaatatcttttcttatttgtagaattaaaaggaagattttaatttttgaataaaacttttcttatttgaaatcatccacatgttttaatagagagattttaatttataaaaagtttccttttataaccaaccatgaagagaattttAATAGagacttttattttaaaatttctgaaaacaaattaggaagttttaattcttgtgttattaaaactttccttgcttggagttaagaggtggccgaccacatgaagaaaagaaaaggaaaattttttaaatcaattaaattctcTTTTCCATGGcaaagaaaaataag includes these proteins:
- the LOC122038658 gene encoding disease resistance protein RPS2-like isoform X4, encoding MEGQATAGRRILLQDRISNASLGHTARLLLFVTSRSSSTMGSVSPSSLMDIFNLLKACCSPSCNYIMAYEGTFSSLASEVGQLKDKSSDVKRDVEAATRDGQTPRSEVLGWLSSVQDMEGEAESIERKYNQKIKCLCSFPLNVCSAYRLRNRAEAALATIRELKQSAEFTKLADNLNLTRSIKMPTTKTIGMEKVFEELLCHAKDDSLSVIGIHGMGGVGKTALLRRFNNDFPSETEADVVIFLELSIDYKLEEVQKSLFERLSLTWQDEVTHRDRATKLFRVLSTLKFILLFDNLWEPLNYQVVGIPLPAPPSKCKIIFTTRTEDTCSHMGTEKMIKMECLEEEAAWNLFRNSARMDVIDADKNILIKARDLVKECGGLPAALIVLAQAMAPKKTWEEWIHALTIMKDTPHQLPGEGIIDNADNIGDSTRKTQFLLGILHAASLIERVHDNYFRIHPMTRAMILWVQRECGKKENKWLVPDRDRVEEAPAAEKWRDAERIALVWNQIRDLPEAPQCPNMIFLNLHVNKFLRKIPNGFFLHMPHLKILDLQETSIEELPWLNMVDSYSGWREGGVSFEELESLKRLKVIGITVSTLAALQNLCDSPRLAAVTHWLHIEGCQDLTMFNIPSTDFHAETMLRLIRIQLHAMSELEEVVIGNRQPILLPLQEFRLSSLPKAKLVWRATFPNALRELKIEDCGAIDRLIKLEGEANGGGETVITIFPDLHTMVLRRLPELKSLSDGERILNFPSLKTIKVEDCPKLMKLTLVADGLKEIECERSWWEQLNWGDERSKSFEHLYNPMYID
- the LOC122038658 gene encoding disease resistance protein RPS2-like isoform X1 — encoded protein: MEGQATAGRRILLQDRISNASLGHTARLLLFVTSRSSSTMGSVSPSSLMDIFNLLKACCSPSCNYIMAYEGTFSSLASEVGQLKDKSSDVKRDVEAATRDGQTPRSEVLGWLSSVQDMEGEAESIERKYNQKIKCLCSFPLNVCSAYRLRNRAEAALATIRELKQSAEFTKLADNLNLTRSIKMPTTKTIGMEKVFEELLCHAKDDSLSVIGIHGMGGVGKTALLRRFNNDFPSETEADVVIFLELSIDYKLEEVQKSLFERLSLTWQDEVTHRDRATKLFRVLSTLKFILLFDNLWEPLNYQVVGIPLPAPPSKCKIIFTTRTEDTCSHMGTEKMIKMECLEEEAAWNLFRNSARMDVIDADKNILIKARDLVKECGGLPAALIVLAQAMAPKKTWEEWIHALTIMKDTPHQLPGEGIIDNADNIGDSTRKTQFLLGILHAASLIERVHDNYFRIHPMTRAMILWVQRECGKKENKWLVPDRDRVEEAPAAEKWRDAERIALVWNQIRDLPEAPQCPNMIFLNLHVNKFLRKIPNGFFLHMPHLKILDLQETSIEELPVSIGNLMQLHFLELSRTRITSLPKEMAALVNLKYLSLESMKYLRTIPDRLISGLRELQWLNMVDSYSGWREGGVSFEELESLKRLKVIGITVSTLAALQNLCDSPRLAAVTHWLHIEGCQDLTMFNIPSTDFHAETMLRLIRIQLHAMSELEEVVIGNRQPILLPLQEFRLSSLPKAKLVWRATFPNALRELKIEDCGAIDRLIKLEGEANGGGETVITIFPDLHTMVLRRLPELKSLSDGERILNFPSLKTIKVEDCPKLMKLTLVADGLKEIECERSWWEQLNWGDERSKSFEHLYNPMYID
- the LOC122038658 gene encoding disease resistance protein RPS2-like isoform X2, which produces MEGQATAGRRILLQDRISNASLGHTARLLLFVTSRSSTMGSVSPSSLMDIFNLLKACCSPSCNYIMAYEGTFSSLASEVGQLKDKSSDVKRDVEAATRDGQTPRSEVLGWLSSVQDMEGEAESIERKYNQKIKCLCSFPLNVCSAYRLRNRAEAALATIRELKQSAEFTKLADNLNLTRSIKMPTTKTIGMEKVFEELLCHAKDDSLSVIGIHGMGGVGKTALLRRFNNDFPSETEADVVIFLELSIDYKLEEVQKSLFERLSLTWQDEVTHRDRATKLFRVLSTLKFILLFDNLWEPLNYQVVGIPLPAPPSKCKIIFTTRTEDTCSHMGTEKMIKMECLEEEAAWNLFRNSARMDVIDADKNILIKARDLVKECGGLPAALIVLAQAMAPKKTWEEWIHALTIMKDTPHQLPGEGIIDNADNIGDSTRKTQFLLGILHAASLIERVHDNYFRIHPMTRAMILWVQRECGKKENKWLVPDRDRVEEAPAAEKWRDAERIALVWNQIRDLPEAPQCPNMIFLNLHVNKFLRKIPNGFFLHMPHLKILDLQETSIEELPVSIGNLMQLHFLELSRTRITSLPKEMAALVNLKYLSLESMKYLRTIPDRLISGLRELQWLNMVDSYSGWREGGVSFEELESLKRLKVIGITVSTLAALQNLCDSPRLAAVTHWLHIEGCQDLTMFNIPSTDFHAETMLRLIRIQLHAMSELEEVVIGNRQPILLPLQEFRLSSLPKAKLVWRATFPNALRELKIEDCGAIDRLIKLEGEANGGGETVITIFPDLHTMVLRRLPELKSLSDGERILNFPSLKTIKVEDCPKLMKLTLVADGLKEIECERSWWEQLNWGDERSKSFEHLYNPMYID
- the LOC122038658 gene encoding disease resistance protein RPS2-like isoform X3 translates to MGSVSPSSLMDIFNLLKACCSPSCNYIMAYEGTFSSLASEVGQLKDKSSDVKRDVEAATRDGQTPRSEVLGWLSSVQDMEGEAESIERKYNQKIKCLCSFPLNVCSAYRLRNRAEAALATIRELKQSAEFTKLADNLNLTRSIKMPTTKTIGMEKVFEELLCHAKDDSLSVIGIHGMGGVGKTALLRRFNNDFPSETEADVVIFLELSIDYKLEEVQKSLFERLSLTWQDEVTHRDRATKLFRVLSTLKFILLFDNLWEPLNYQVVGIPLPAPPSKCKIIFTTRTEDTCSHMGTEKMIKMECLEEEAAWNLFRNSARMDVIDADKNILIKARDLVKECGGLPAALIVLAQAMAPKKTWEEWIHALTIMKDTPHQLPGEGIIDNADNIGDSTRKTQFLLGILHAASLIERVHDNYFRIHPMTRAMILWVQRECGKKENKWLVPDRDRVEEAPAAEKWRDAERIALVWNQIRDLPEAPQCPNMIFLNLHVNKFLRKIPNGFFLHMPHLKILDLQETSIEELPVSIGNLMQLHFLELSRTRITSLPKEMAALVNLKYLSLESMKYLRTIPDRLISGLRELQWLNMVDSYSGWREGGVSFEELESLKRLKVIGITVSTLAALQNLCDSPRLAAVTHWLHIEGCQDLTMFNIPSTDFHAETMLRLIRIQLHAMSELEEVVIGNRQPILLPLQEFRLSSLPKAKLVWRATFPNALRELKIEDCGAIDRLIKLEGEANGGGETVITIFPDLHTMVLRRLPELKSLSDGERILNFPSLKTIKVEDCPKLMKLTLVADGLKEIECERSWWEQLNWGDERSKSFEHLYNPMYID